A portion of the Microlunatus phosphovorus NM-1 genome contains these proteins:
- the glpX gene encoding class II fructose-bisphosphatase — MSEVTRVTPDPDRNLALELVRATEAAAINCSRLMGFGDKNAVDGAAVDAMRPVLGSVRMNGVVVIGEGEKDEAPMLFNGERVGDGSGPEWDIAVDPVDGTTLTAKSLPDAVSVLGVSPRGTMFSPGPAVYMQKLVVPGYVADQVDLDAPLADTLARIAKTTDRSVSELTVAVLDRPRHEQLVAEIRQAGARIRFLLDGDVAGAIMAVTPGTGVDMLVGIGGTPEGVLGACALKCLGGELVGRLIARDETEKRAILDAGFDLDRVLTTEDLVAGDNVFFAATGVTDGALLKGVRFEARRIITHSLSMRSRSGTVRLIEGRHDPERSFLVNH; from the coding sequence ATGAGCGAGGTCACCCGTGTGACACCCGATCCCGACCGCAACCTGGCGCTGGAGCTGGTCCGGGCCACTGAGGCGGCCGCCATCAACTGTTCGCGGCTGATGGGCTTCGGTGACAAGAACGCCGTCGACGGTGCCGCCGTCGACGCCATGCGACCGGTGCTCGGCTCGGTGCGGATGAACGGCGTCGTCGTGATCGGCGAGGGCGAGAAGGACGAGGCCCCGATGCTGTTCAACGGGGAGCGGGTGGGCGACGGTTCCGGGCCCGAATGGGACATCGCGGTCGACCCCGTGGACGGCACGACGCTGACCGCCAAGAGCCTGCCGGACGCGGTCAGCGTGCTCGGTGTCTCCCCCCGCGGCACCATGTTCTCCCCCGGTCCCGCGGTCTATATGCAGAAGCTCGTGGTGCCGGGTTATGTCGCCGATCAGGTCGATCTCGACGCCCCGCTCGCCGACACCCTCGCCCGGATCGCCAAGACCACTGACCGATCGGTCTCCGAGCTGACCGTCGCCGTGCTGGACCGGCCGCGCCACGAGCAGCTCGTGGCCGAGATCCGGCAGGCCGGCGCTCGGATCCGGTTCCTGCTGGACGGCGATGTCGCGGGCGCGATCATGGCGGTCACTCCCGGCACCGGCGTCGACATGCTGGTCGGCATCGGCGGCACCCCGGAGGGCGTGCTCGGCGCGTGCGCACTGAAGTGTCTGGGCGGTGAGCTGGTCGGACGGCTGATCGCCCGCGACGAGACGGAGAAGCGAGCCATCCTGGACGCCGGTTTCGATCTGGACCGGGTGCTCACCACGGAGGATCTGGTCGCCGGCGACAACGTGTTCTTCGCGGCCACCGGCGTGACCGACGGCGCGCTGCTGAAGGGGGTCAGGTTCGAGGCGCGTCGGATCATCACCCATTCGCTGTCGATGCGCTCTCGGTCCGGCACCGTGCGGCTGATCGAGGGACGGCACGATCCGGAGCGGTCATTTCTGGTCAATCACTGA
- the glpK gene encoding glycerol kinase GlpK — MADLVAAIDQGTTSTRCILFDRGGNAVDSHQLEHDQILPRAGWVEHDPLQIWQRTETVVEHAMAAAGVSASDLASVGITNQRETTVVWDRRTGQPYHNAIVWQDTRTASLVAELERSGRGDLIRDRAGIPPATYFAGGKLAWLLSEVEGLREAAEAGDALFGTIDTWLLWQLTGGVDGGRHLTDVTNASRTMLMNLTDLAWDPDLLELFDIPAQLLPQIVPSSHAEAFGTTKAAFGGEVPIGGVLGDQHAAMVGQVCLEKGEVKNTYGTGNFLLMNTGTEIVRSANGLLSTVCYQFGDQPARYALEGSIAVTGSAIQWLRDQLGIVTSADDADRLASTVPDTDGLYFVPAFSGLFAPYWRPDARGVIVGMARFHTAAHLAKATLEAICYQSYDVVKAMEADAGVTMTSLKVDGGVTKSNQTMQFQADILGLDVICPVVPETTALGAAYAAGLAVGVWETPDDFRTNWQEGRRWRPTIDDDTRTAGVTAWHKAVDRTLGWVEH; from the coding sequence ATGGCAGATCTCGTCGCGGCGATCGACCAGGGCACGACCAGCACACGCTGCATCCTCTTCGACCGGGGCGGCAACGCCGTCGACTCCCACCAGCTCGAGCATGACCAGATCCTGCCGCGGGCCGGCTGGGTCGAGCACGACCCGCTGCAGATCTGGCAGCGCACCGAGACGGTGGTCGAGCATGCGATGGCAGCGGCCGGGGTGTCCGCGAGCGACCTCGCCTCGGTCGGCATCACCAACCAACGGGAGACCACCGTGGTCTGGGATCGCCGGACCGGCCAGCCTTATCACAACGCCATCGTCTGGCAGGACACCCGGACCGCGTCGCTGGTCGCCGAGCTCGAACGGTCCGGACGAGGTGATCTCATCCGGGACCGGGCGGGGATCCCGCCGGCGACCTATTTCGCCGGCGGCAAGCTTGCCTGGCTGCTGAGCGAGGTCGAGGGACTGCGGGAGGCGGCCGAGGCCGGCGACGCACTGTTCGGCACCATCGACACCTGGCTGCTGTGGCAGCTCACCGGCGGTGTCGACGGCGGCCGGCATCTGACCGACGTCACCAATGCCAGCCGCACCATGCTGATGAACCTCACCGACCTGGCCTGGGATCCGGATCTGCTCGAGCTGTTCGACATCCCGGCCCAACTGCTGCCGCAGATCGTGCCGTCCTCCCATGCTGAGGCGTTCGGCACCACCAAGGCCGCGTTCGGCGGTGAGGTGCCGATCGGCGGCGTGCTCGGCGATCAGCATGCCGCCATGGTCGGCCAGGTCTGCCTGGAGAAGGGCGAGGTGAAGAACACCTACGGCACCGGCAACTTCCTGCTGATGAACACCGGCACCGAGATCGTCCGCTCCGCCAACGGCCTGCTCAGCACCGTCTGCTATCAGTTCGGCGACCAACCGGCCCGCTATGCGCTGGAAGGCTCGATCGCGGTCACCGGCTCGGCGATCCAGTGGCTGCGCGATCAGCTCGGCATCGTGACCAGCGCCGACGACGCCGATCGGCTGGCGAGCACGGTGCCGGACACCGACGGGCTCTATTTCGTGCCGGCGTTCTCCGGGCTGTTCGCTCCCTATTGGCGACCGGATGCGCGCGGAGTCATCGTCGGCATGGCCCGCTTCCATACCGCCGCCCATCTGGCCAAGGCGACGCTGGAGGCCATCTGCTATCAGAGCTACGACGTGGTCAAGGCGATGGAGGCCGATGCCGGAGTCACCATGACCTCGCTCAAGGTCGACGGCGGGGTGACCAAGAGCAACCAGACCATGCAGTTCCAAGCCGACATCCTGGGACTCGACGTGATCTGCCCGGTCGTGCCCGAGACCACGGCGCTCGGCGCGGCCTATGCCGCCGGGCTGGCCGTCGGGGTGTGGGAGACCCCCGACGACTTCCGGACCAACTGGCAGGAGGGCCGGCGCTGGCGGCCCACCATCGACGACGACACGCGTACGGCTGGCGTCACCGCCTGGCACAAGGCCGTGGACCGCACCCTCGGCTGGGTCGAGCACTGA